CGCCACGGGAAGCACTGCCGCCGCCTTCAGAAAGTCGCGGCGGGACTCTATCTCGCCATTCTTCTGCATCGGTTCCAAGATTCACTCCTTTGTTCTCGCTGATTGATCTCTTCAGAAATGGGAATGCGCGTGAATCAGAACCGATGGTGCCCTCATGACGTCTCCGCATAGCTGCAGCCACAGGGCTGGAACGGATGCAGAGGTCATTTTTCAGGTGGTTCGATACCCGGTCCGAATCTTCGTGCAAATGGTAGATTGGTCATACCATCCTGTCAAGTCAGGCTTTGAAATAAAGTTGGGCGCGGCTGACATTCCTGCCATTTTTCGTTCCCGCTGAGGCGCGGTAAATCCGGATGGATGCACTTGATCTAGCAATCTGGCGGTTTGCACTTAGCCCATGTTGATCGAACCGAGAGCATGAATCCGCGTTATGCAAGGCACATATTGCATCGACCGATGTAATGAGCTGAAGAACGCGGGTAGGTTTCTTTGCCACGCCTGGGATCGACCTGATTGAGGTAAGGCTACGCCCGCTGGCTTGGCCCGAGACGAAGGAGATAGTGCATAGCGGCTTAGTGTAAGGCGCAACGACAGGATCGGCTTTACTTGTAACGCAAAGCTGCTGTGTGGTTAAAGCGGCTTCTCAGTCACTGACGACAACGATAGCGTTATGAGTAGGAGATGACGGCCTGACATTGCCATCCAGCTTCCCCTGCCTGCACCAAACTCTTCGTTCCTCGATGCACACGAAGAGAACTCAATAATAGGAGGTTCAACTATGGAACGATATGCCCTTATCGCAGCTCGCGTGCTCATGTCGATCATTTTTCTTTTGAATGGACTGAACGTCGTCAGCCAGAGCCTTGCCGCACACGAAATGGCCGCTCACGGCGTTCCCGTCAGCCTTGTGCCCATGATGCTTCTGGGCGCGCAAGCTTTGCAACTCGTCGCAAGTATTGGCTTGATATTCGGACTTTATCCCCGTCTCTCTGCGTTAGCCCTGCTTTTATTTCTGATCCCAGCTACCCTCATGGCCCATGCCTTCTGGCAGGCGGTGGGCACACCGCTGTACACGATTCAGCTCATCAACTTTCTCAAGAATGTGTGTATGGCTGGCGGCCTCATTTTCGTCGCGGCTACAAACATTCAGCCCATTCGGTTTCCACATCCAACGCGCTAATTGGATACATGGCTCTTGGAACTGACCGCAATGGCTGATGCTTTCGCCAGTGTGCGTTCTACATGCGCCATTAGCACTTCACCCCATGGAGGAAAATCATGCAAGTCATTGAGTTCAAGGAGTTCGGTAGCCCGTCCCAGTTAAAGCTCGCCGAGAGAGCGCTGCCGCAGGCGGATGCAAACACGGCGGTTGTACGCGTTGAGGCAGCTTCGGTGAATCCAAGCGATGTGAAGAACGTTGCCGGTCGGATGTCACAGACCACCCTTCCCCGCGTCCCCGGACGCGACTACTCGGGCGTGGTTGTGGACGGTCCGCAGGAGTGGATCGACAAGGAAGTATGGGGCACGGGCGGCGACGTTGGATTCACCAGAGACGGCTCCCATGCGGAGTACATCCAAGCCCCCCTTGCGAGCCTGGTTCGCAAGCCCGAAGCGCTGTCGCATGAACAAGCTGCGTGCGTGGGAGTGACGTTTGTGACCGCATGGTGCGCTCTCGAATACTCAAAGCTGTCGAAAGGCGAGACGTTTGTTGTCTTCGGAGCTAACGGCGGTGTCGGCGGCGCAGCGATCCAGATCGCGAAACATCTAGGCGCACGCGTGATCGGAATTCATCGGGGAGATCCCGTAGGCCCTACACCTGCTGCGCAACTTGCGGACATTCTGATCAACTCGCATGATCCGGACCTGGGATATGTGTTGCGCACACATAACGCCGGCCGCGGCGCCGATGTAGTCCTCAATGCAGCCGGAGGCCCGGTATTCAGGATCGGACTCAGCTTGCTCGCGCCCCGCGGTCGGCAGGTTGAAATTACCTCCCCTACAGAGCGCCGCGTGACGTTCGATCTAGTGGACTTCTACCACAACGAGTCGCAGCTCTTTGGCGTGGACACACTTAAGCGAGATCTGACCGCCTCGGGACGCATCTTGAAAGAGCTGCGATCAGGCTTCGATTCCGGCGTATATCAGCCGCCGATTGTCTCAAAGACCATTCCCCTCGCACACGCCCAGCAGGCCTACGAGCTGGTCGCGAAAGGCGAGCGCGGACGCGTGGTTCTAAAGCCACGCTGAGGTGATAGGGATGTTATTCGCTGCCACTCACCAATGCGTTAGCCCCTGCGGGACCGATTGATCAAGGACTGGACATGAAGATCTCTACCAATTCCTCGCTGAACGTACTACGATCATCGTTCATCCGTTGTGCGCCGGCGATGACGGTTGCCATCGTGATCCTGCTGAGCTTCGGACATGTGTTTGCGCAGACTCCCGATCCGCAACCACCGGGCAAGGTGAGCGATCCTGCTCGACCTCCGTTGAACCCGTTTCCTGCCGAGCAGGACTGGAGCTTTCTCTCTCGTCCAGTGCTGCATCCGGACTTCTTCGATCCGGCGAAATACATTCGCCTGGGCGACGGTCCACAGAGGTATATCTCTTTTGGGCTGGAGTATCGCACGGAGTATGAATACTACGACAACTGGATGCTGGGCGCAGGCCCTCAAGACCACAACGGCTACGTAATGAGCCGCGTAATGCCGCATTTCGATCTACATGCCGGAAGTAATTTCCGGCTGTTTTCAGAATTGCAGTTCGACTATGTCATGGGCAGAGTGGGAGGTCCAAGACCTGGAGTGGATGAGGACCCCGGGGACTTCCACCAGGGATTTATCGAGATCGGTCCGCACGTCAGCCGGGAACTCGGAAGCAGTCTGCGACTCGGCCGCCAGGAGGTCGTACTTGGATCGGGCCGCCTCTTCGACAACAACGAAGGCCCGAATGTAAAGCTCAGCTTCGACGGAATACGCTGGATTACGCAAACCTCGCATCTCCACTGGGACGTGTTTGCCTTAAAGCCTGTAGAGGATAACCATGGATTCTTCGACGACGCTCCCAATCCCCAACAAACGACGTGGGGTAGCTATCTCACTGCGCCGGCGCCGATCCTGTCACGAGGAATGGTGGATCTCTACTACATCGGGCTCGCGACGAAAGACGCGTCGTACAATCGCGGCTCTGCGACAGAGCTTCGCCATACAGTGGGTGTAAGGGCCTTCCGGCCACCCTCTAAGGGTCTGGATTACAACTGGGAGGCCAACTACCAGTGGGGCGCCTTCGGTAACGATTCGATTCGTGCCTGGAGTCTCTCTACGGAGACGGGATACACGCTCGATCAAGTGAGATTTCATCCGCGTCCGATGCTGCGAGCCGACATCTACAGCGGCGACAGAAATCCAGCGGGGAACACCCTTGGCACGTTCAATTCGCTGTTTCCTCGCGGCGCGTATTTCACTCCCAAAGCCATTCCGTTCCTGGGCCCCCAGAACCTGATGGATCTTCATCCGATGATGCAGTTTCAGCTACGCCGGAATATCACCGGAGAGGTTTCATGGGATTGGTATTGGCGCGAATCAGTCCATGACGGCGTATATGCATTTGGCAGCGGCATACTGATGGACTCTGCGAGCAGCTCCAGCGCAAGGCATCTGGGAGGCCAGGGCGACATGGAGATTCGCTGGTCGCCCGCGCAGCATTTCATTGCCGCGTTCAACCTGGCGGGGTTTCGGCCTGGTGGTTACTTTGATCATGGGGTGGATAACCGCCCTCCGATCGTCGCCAATGCGGGTCTGACCTATCGCTTTTAGAGCGCGCTGTACCGGCTGACCTCGAAGACTCTGATCCGTTAAGCGAACTCCGGAAGTGGCTAGAATGATGGGGAAGACATTGCCGCTCGAAAAGGCAGGGATCGTGGCTGACGAGGTCGCTGAACTCCAGTTATTCGTACAGATCGTAAAGGCAGGGAACCTGTCCGCCGCCGCTCGAGCCCTCAACTCCTCTCCCGCAGCGATGAGCCGAGGACTCAGCGCCCTTGAATCCCGCCTCGGCGTGCGCCTGGTCACGCGCACCTCTCGATCCTTCGAACTGACGGAAGAGGGACAGTTGTTTTATGAACGGTGTGTACGCATCGTTACCGATATCGCCGAAGCGGAAGCAGAGGCATCCTCAAAGGGAGCCGCAGTAAAAGGCATGCTTCGGATCGGCGCTCCGATGGAGTTGGGCAGACGGCTCATCGCTCCGCTCATCACTGATTTCAGAGATGAATTCCCGGATGTTCAAGTGCATCTCATGCTGTCCGATATCGGCCTGGATGTCATCGACGATGGCCTTGATGTAGCTCTCCGTGTCGGCCTCCCCACCGATTCCAGTGTGATCGCCAAGAAGGTTCTTTCCGCCAAGCGCATCGTTTGCGCGTCGCCAGCCTACTTCAAGAAACACGGGGTTCCAGCGAAGCCGAGCGATCTACTCCAACACGACTGCATCCGCCTGGTCCGCGGCAGGCGCGTGATAGACACATGGCTCTTCCAGGACCAGGGAAAACGCTTCGAAGTGATCGTCAACGGAACCCTGAGCACGACCAGCGGCGAGGTAGTGCATGACTGGGTGCGTGCGGGTGAGGGTATCGCCCTGAAGGCCGCCTGGGATCTGCAACACGAACTGGCTGCGGGCACAATTGTTCAATGCCTGAGCGACTTCTGGTGCGACGAGATCGACCTCTTCGCCATCTGTGCAAACCGCCAGCATCTATCGCCTCGGATCCGGGCTTTTCTCAATTTTGTCGCGAAGAAGATAACCACCTTTGAGCCCCAATGAGCCGGAAGATTGAGACTGTGGCTCCTCACGCGGAATGCCCAGGACCAGGCACTTCAAGGGGCGGTATTGCTCGCTGCGCAAACCAGGTAACGAAGAGGCTCATTTACACGCGGCCGAGGCGTTCCACCTGGAATGACCTCAGCCCACGCACACCGATATGCGCCTCTTCACAATTTTGGCCGCTAAATATCCGAGTAGTTAAATATCCAGGTTTTTGACATCGAGCGCGTTGTCTTCAATGAATTTGCGCCGGGCTTCGACATCTTCACCCATCAGCGTGGTAAAGATATGCTCGGTTTCGGCGATATCTTCCAGCTTCACGCTGAGCAGTGTGCGGGCAGCCGGGTCCATGGTCGTTTCCCAGAGCTGTGGCGCGGTCATCTCGCCCAGTCCCTTGTAGCGCTGCACCTGGTACTCTTTCTTGCCCTGCTCGACAACATACTCGAAGAGCTCGCGGGCGCTCTGCTTCTCGACCGGCTCGCGATTGGCTTTCGCAGATTTCTTCGGAGCCTTCGCTGCCACTGTTTCGATCGGTTCCGCTGCCGCCTCGGCTTCTGCGTCAGCTTCATCCTGTACCACTTCCGCCGCGCTTTTGCCCGCATATTCGATCAGGAATGGAGGCTCCAGTTGATCTTTGATCAGGGCGAACTTCACCATCATCTGCTTGTATTCCGCGCTCGCAGCCAGCGCCCAGTCGATACGGCGCACTGTTCCCTGCACATCCGTGAAGCTCAACGACCAGGTCTGATGCTCCTCATCCCGTTCCGGCTGCCCGAGGGCGCGGAATTGAAACTGCTCCGAGAGCGGTTCCAGTGCGGCCCGCAGTTCCACCAGCTTTTGCGGGATTTCAGTTTCTTCCGTCGAGACAAAATCCGCGCGCTTGGTGAATTCCATTCGGGCGAGCAATTCGGTAACTTTCTCGTTGCGGATGCGCTTATCCACTTTGCCCAGGAAGCCGAGATACTCTTCCAGATGCCCGATAAAGCGGGTCAGAATCGCGCCGTCGATCAACTCTGCGCCTTCGCCATGGCGGATTGAAATGCCTTCCGAGGCGCGTCTGACCGCGACCGTATTGAGTTCCCGCTCATCCTTGACGTATTGCTCGAATCGGCCCTTCTTGATCTTGAAAAGTGGCGGCTGGGCGATATACACATGGCCGCGCTTGATCAACTCCGTCATGTGGCGGAAGAAGAAGGTCAGCAGCAGCGTGCGGATGTGCGATCCGTCCACGTCGGCGTCGGTCATCAGAATGATGCGGTGATAGCGCAGCTTGGCCGGGTCGAAGTCATCCTTGCCGATGCCACAGCCGAGCGCCGTGATCATGGCGCGGATTTCCTCGTGGCCCAGCATTTTGTCGTAGCGGGCTTTTTCGACGTTGAGAATCTTGCCCTTCAGCGGCAGAATCGCTTGGAATCGCCGATCGCGCCCCTGCTTGGCCGTTCCGCCTGCCGATTCGCCCTCGACCAGATACAATTCGCAGCGCTCTGGGTTGCGCTCCGAGCAGTCAGCCAGTTTGCCCGGCAGACCACCTCCGTCCAACGCTCCTTTGCGCCGGGTCAGGTCGCGGGCCTTACGCGCAGCTTCGCGAGCGCGGGCCGCGTCAATGGCCTTGGCGATGATCTTCTTGGCGATCTGCGGATTCTGTTCCAGAAATCCGCCGAGCCGCTCGTTGACGAAGGCCTGGACGATCCCAGCGATATCCGAGTTCAGCTTGCCCTTGGTCTGCCCTTCAAACTGCGGTTGCGGAAGCTTCACGCTGACAACAGCAACCAACCCTTCGCGCACGTCGTCGCCGGAGAGATTTTCTTTCAGGTCCTTGAACAATCCCAGCGACTGCCCAATCGCATTGATCGTCCGTGTCAGAGCAGTTCGGAAGCCGGAAAGATGGGTACCGCCATCCACGGTATTGATGTTGTTGGCGAAACTGAACACGGTATCCGAGTAGCCATCGTTGTACTGGAGAGCAATGTCGATCTCCACGCCATCCCGGCTCGCTTCCATGGTGATCGGCTTCTCATGCAGCACAGCCTTGCCTTTGTTCAGGTGCTTGATGAACTCGGCAATGCCTCCCGCATAGCGAAACTCCGTGCGCTTCGCTTCGCCGGTTTTGGGGTCCACCGCACGCTCATCCGTGAGCGTGATCCCCAGCCCCTTGTTCAGAAAGGCCAGTTCGCGAAGACGCTGCGCCAGAGTGTCGTAATTGAACTCGGTGACCGTGAAAATCGTTCGATCCGGCAGAAAGTGCACTTTGGTTCCGCGCCGCTTGCTTGTGCCGGTCTGTCGCAGCATCGAGGTCGGATCGCCGCAGGAATAGTCCTGCTCGTATGTATACCCGTCGCGCCAGATCTCAACATTGAATTCCTGGCTGAGCGCATTGACGCAGCTCACGCCTACGCCGTGCAAACCACCCGAAACCTTGTACGTCGAAGCATCAAACTTGCCGCCCGCGTGCAGCTTGGTCAAAACCACCTGCACGGCCGGCATCTGCTCGCCGTTGGGCAGCGTCTTCATGTCCACGGGAATGCCGCGGCCGTCATCGACAACCGTGACGGAGTTGTCGAAATGGATGATCACCTCGATGCCCGTAGCATAGCCCGCCAGCGCCTCGTCGACCGAGTTATCGACCACCTCATATACCAGGTGATGCAGGCCCATCTCTCCGGTTGAGCCGATATACATCGCAGGACGCAACCGGACCGCTTCCAGCCCCTCCAGAATCTTGATGTTGTCGCTTGTGTAGCTGCCACTATTGGCAGGGGTCGCGCCGGAAGAGGAGTCATCAAAGAGATTGTTCGTGGACATAAGCTCGCTTAATCAGATCTTTTGCGAAGGGCGTTGAATCCGACCTGTCTCCTGAAGCGTTATCAGTCTTGTGCGCCGCAGGGAAATGGACGCACACACGTCGCTGGTGAACCGCAAGCCCTCCTGAGTCGACCAGGAAACTGCGGCTCTGGAATGAGGATTTCGGACCGCCT
This portion of the Acidicapsa acidisoli genome encodes:
- a CDS encoding alginate export family protein yields the protein MKISTNSSLNVLRSSFIRCAPAMTVAIVILLSFGHVFAQTPDPQPPGKVSDPARPPLNPFPAEQDWSFLSRPVLHPDFFDPAKYIRLGDGPQRYISFGLEYRTEYEYYDNWMLGAGPQDHNGYVMSRVMPHFDLHAGSNFRLFSELQFDYVMGRVGGPRPGVDEDPGDFHQGFIEIGPHVSRELGSSLRLGRQEVVLGSGRLFDNNEGPNVKLSFDGIRWITQTSHLHWDVFALKPVEDNHGFFDDAPNPQQTTWGSYLTAPAPILSRGMVDLYYIGLATKDASYNRGSATELRHTVGVRAFRPPSKGLDYNWEANYQWGAFGNDSIRAWSLSTETGYTLDQVRFHPRPMLRADIYSGDRNPAGNTLGTFNSLFPRGAYFTPKAIPFLGPQNLMDLHPMMQFQLRRNITGEVSWDWYWRESVHDGVYAFGSGILMDSASSSSARHLGGQGDMEIRWSPAQHFIAAFNLAGFRPGGYFDHGVDNRPPIVANAGLTYRF
- a CDS encoding DoxX family protein, producing MERYALIAARVLMSIIFLLNGLNVVSQSLAAHEMAAHGVPVSLVPMMLLGAQALQLVASIGLIFGLYPRLSALALLLFLIPATLMAHAFWQAVGTPLYTIQLINFLKNVCMAGGLIFVAATNIQPIRFPHPTR
- a CDS encoding quinone oxidoreductase family protein, which codes for MQVIEFKEFGSPSQLKLAERALPQADANTAVVRVEAASVNPSDVKNVAGRMSQTTLPRVPGRDYSGVVVDGPQEWIDKEVWGTGGDVGFTRDGSHAEYIQAPLASLVRKPEALSHEQAACVGVTFVTAWCALEYSKLSKGETFVVFGANGGVGGAAIQIAKHLGARVIGIHRGDPVGPTPAAQLADILINSHDPDLGYVLRTHNAGRGADVVLNAAGGPVFRIGLSLLAPRGRQVEITSPTERRVTFDLVDFYHNESQLFGVDTLKRDLTASGRILKELRSGFDSGVYQPPIVSKTIPLAHAQQAYELVAKGERGRVVLKPR
- the gyrB gene encoding DNA topoisomerase (ATP-hydrolyzing) subunit B, translating into MSTNNLFDDSSSGATPANSGSYTSDNIKILEGLEAVRLRPAMYIGSTGEMGLHHLVYEVVDNSVDEALAGYATGIEVIIHFDNSVTVVDDGRGIPVDMKTLPNGEQMPAVQVVLTKLHAGGKFDASTYKVSGGLHGVGVSCVNALSQEFNVEIWRDGYTYEQDYSCGDPTSMLRQTGTSKRRGTKVHFLPDRTIFTVTEFNYDTLAQRLRELAFLNKGLGITLTDERAVDPKTGEAKRTEFRYAGGIAEFIKHLNKGKAVLHEKPITMEASRDGVEIDIALQYNDGYSDTVFSFANNINTVDGGTHLSGFRTALTRTINAIGQSLGLFKDLKENLSGDDVREGLVAVVSVKLPQPQFEGQTKGKLNSDIAGIVQAFVNERLGGFLEQNPQIAKKIIAKAIDAARAREAARKARDLTRRKGALDGGGLPGKLADCSERNPERCELYLVEGESAGGTAKQGRDRRFQAILPLKGKILNVEKARYDKMLGHEEIRAMITALGCGIGKDDFDPAKLRYHRIILMTDADVDGSHIRTLLLTFFFRHMTELIKRGHVYIAQPPLFKIKKGRFEQYVKDERELNTVAVRRASEGISIRHGEGAELIDGAILTRFIGHLEEYLGFLGKVDKRIRNEKVTELLARMEFTKRADFVSTEETEIPQKLVELRAALEPLSEQFQFRALGQPERDEEHQTWSLSFTDVQGTVRRIDWALAASAEYKQMMVKFALIKDQLEPPFLIEYAGKSAAEVVQDEADAEAEAAAEPIETVAAKAPKKSAKANREPVEKQSARELFEYVVEQGKKEYQVQRYKGLGEMTAPQLWETTMDPAARTLLSVKLEDIAETEHIFTTLMGEDVEARRKFIEDNALDVKNLDI
- a CDS encoding LysR family transcriptional regulator, with product MMGKTLPLEKAGIVADEVAELQLFVQIVKAGNLSAAARALNSSPAAMSRGLSALESRLGVRLVTRTSRSFELTEEGQLFYERCVRIVTDIAEAEAEASSKGAAVKGMLRIGAPMELGRRLIAPLITDFRDEFPDVQVHLMLSDIGLDVIDDGLDVALRVGLPTDSSVIAKKVLSAKRIVCASPAYFKKHGVPAKPSDLLQHDCIRLVRGRRVIDTWLFQDQGKRFEVIVNGTLSTTSGEVVHDWVRAGEGIALKAAWDLQHELAAGTIVQCLSDFWCDEIDLFAICANRQHLSPRIRAFLNFVAKKITTFEPQ